Within the Desulfovibrio oxyclinae DSM 11498 genome, the region CCGGCCGCTTCATTCCGCGCTGGTACCGCAACGCCAAGGGCGAGATCGTCGGCGAAGCGATGAAGAACTACACGGCCGAGGGTGAAAAAGGATATTTCTACAGCAAGCCCTTCAAGACCAAGAAGCCCTACGTGGGCTCGCCCGTTACCGTAAAATGGGGCGGCGAAAAGGTCATGAAGGTCACCGCCAGTGTTCCCGTCATGGTCAAGGACGAGGTCTACGGCGTGGCCGGGGCGGACATCATCCTCAACCGGATGCAGGATATCGTCAAAGACATTTCCCTGTTCGGCTCCGGGTACGGGTTCGTCATCAGCGACGAGGGCAAACTCATCGCCCACCCCAAGAAAGACATCATCGGCACAGACGTATTGAACTATTTTGACGGACAGGACGCCGAACAGCTCGCAAAAGCCGTGGAAAACGGCACGCCGCTGGAACTGCGGTCCAAGTCCGAGGTGACCAAAAAGGAAACCTACTACGTCTTCGTGCCCTTCGAACTCGCCGGAACCGGCGTAAAGTGGCTCTTCGGCGTCAACGTGCCCATGGACAGCGTCATGGCCGAATCGCGGGAGCTCATGCTCATCAACGCTGGCATGGGCGCCGTGGCTCTGGTGGTCATCGGCCTCATCATCTTCTTCGTTGCCGGAACCATCGTCCGCCCCCTCAAACGGATTGTCGGTGCCGCCGAGGAAGTTGCCGCAGGCAATCTGGACACCAAGGTGGACATCCATCAGAAAGACGAGATCGGCGTGCTGGCCGACGTGCTGCGCAAGATGGTCTCCAATCTGGTGGAGATGATCGACACCGCTGAACAGAAATCCGCCGAAGCGGAAGAACAGACCAAGGCTGCCCGCGTGGCCACCGAAGAAGCCGAAGAAGCGCGCCAACAGGCGGAGATCGCCAAGAAGCAGGGTGCGCTTCAGGCTGCCGAGGCCCTTGAGGGCATTGTGCGCCGCATCACCGCATCCTCCGAGGAACTCACCGGTCAGGTGCGACAGGCCAGCAGCGGCGCCGAATCCCAGAGCTCCATGGCTTCCGAAGCGGCCACCGCCATGGAACAGATGAACGCCTCCGTCCTCGAAGTCGCGCGCAACGCCTCCCTTGCCGCGGAGAGTGCCGACGGCGCGAGCGGTCAGGCCCGCAACGGCTCCGAAGTGGTCTCCACGCTGGTGCAGGCCATCGGCGAAGTGAGCAGCCGCTCTCAGGAAATGAAGGAGCAGCTCTCCGGACTCGGCAAGAAGGCCGAAGGCATCGGCGAGATCATGAACGTCATCACCGACATCGCCGACCAGACCAACCTGCTGGCGCTGAACGCGGCCATCGAGGCGGCCCGGGCAGGCGAGGCCGGACGCGGATTCGCCGTTGTCGCGGATGAGGTCCGCAAGCTGGCGGAAAAGACCATGAACGCCACCAAGGACGTGGAGGATTCGGTCGGCCAGATCCAGCAGGGCACGCGCGACAGCATCGAGAGCATGGACATCGCCGCGGACGCGGTCACCCGCAGCACCTCCCTCGCGGGCGACGCGGGCAACTCCCTTGAAGAGATCGTGACCATCGTGCGCGAAACCGCCGACCAGGTTCGCAACATCGCAACGGCGTCCGAAGAGCAGTCTTCGGCAAGCGAGCAGATCAGCCGCTCCGTGGACGAGGTCAACCGCATCTCCGACCAGACCGCCGAAGCCATGCAGCACTCCAGCGACGCCATCGGCGAACTGGCGAACATGGCCACCGAACTCAATGACCTCATCACGAGGCTCAAGAACGAATAACGGTCTTTGACGACCTTTTGCACGGGGGCTTGCGTCGATCGACGCAAGCCCCCGTTTTCTTGAATCGTGGATAGACTTTACAAATCAGGCCCATCGTTATAGAGAATTTTTTCGCGTCAGAAAATGCCAAACCCGCCGCGAGGCGGGGACGGAAAGCCACGGGTCTCAAGCAGACGGCCGGGTTGCCGGGACGCCTTTCGGTCCGACTCGGACCTCTTCATCTCCGGCACAGGTCCGTCTGGCGCCCTTCAGGGAACAGCCATGAGCGGAAGCAGGGACACATCCATACAGGACGGCAGGCCATCCTTTCCAAACGGAAAGGGGCTGGTGCCCATCTCTGCGCACGTGCTTTCCCCCTCCACGGTGGGCGCTTTTTCCGTCTACCTCGTTCAGGACGACAAGCCGGTGCTCTACGCCACCAAAGGCGAAAGCTTCACGCCGCGCCACCGCCAGCGCCTTGCCGAACTTGACGTCAACCAGCTCTACATCGTCCCGTCCGAGCGCAAGGCATACGTAAATTTCGTCAGGGACAACCTGACCACCCTGCTCGACGACGAGAGCATCCCCTGCAGCGAACGGGCGCGCTTTTTCTGCGAAGCCACCACCGCACTGGCCCGGGACGCTTTTGACCGCTCCCTGCCCAACCCCGGCGGCGTGGTCCGCTTTCGCAGAATCCAGACGCTCATCCGCGACGGCTCCAACTTCTTCACCGGCCCGGAAGGCGTACGAGAGATTTTCCGGCTGGTATCGGAAAACGAGGACCTGTACGCTCACGGCGTGGGGTGCATGGTGCTTTCGGCAAGCCTGCTGTCGCGATTCGCCCCGGACGACAGGGAACTGCTCACCGCCTGCTCCATGGGAGCGCTCATGCACGACGTGGGAAAGCTGGAACTGCCGGAGCACATCCTGAACGCCGCCCCGGACGCGCTGGAGCACCACGACATGGAACAGCTGCATTCCCATCCGGCCCTCGGGGTGAGCGTCTGCTCCATTCTTCCCCTGCCGCAGGAGAGCCTGCACTGCATCCTCTTCCATCACGAGTTGGAAGACGGCTCGGGATACCCCACGCGCGCCAGCGGGGACATGATCCCTTTCTATGCCCGCATCGTCTCGCTGTGCAATTTTTATGAGGGTTTGATTCGCGAGCGGCCGTGGCGCAGGGCGCTGTCCCCGCGTGAAGCACTGTGCCGAATCCGCGATCATGGCGGGAAGTTCGACCGGACGATGGTCGAGCTGCTTGAAGGAGTGGTCACTCGCTCCGGCATGGTTTGAAGGCGGCGCCCCTCGGGGCGCCGCCACTTTTTTCAGAACCGCTCGAATTCGCCTTCATCCACGGAAGGAAGCGCCGTACGCGCGGGTTTCCCCATTCCACGAGCCGAACGGCTACGCCCTTCGATTCGGAAGAAGGACATGGTCTGCTCAAGAGACGCCGCCAGATCGGCCAGCTGTTTTGCCGATGCGGCCACATCTTCGGCATTGGCGGCGTTGGTCTGCAACAGGGTATCCATCTGGGTGATGGCTCCGGCTATCTCCCGGGAGCCTATGCTCTGCTCTTCGCTCGACTCGGTTATCTCGCTCACGAGCTTGGCGGTCTGCTGCACTTCCGGCACGATGTCCTGAATGATGCGCCCCGCCTTTTCCGCCACACCGAGGCTCTCCGAAGACTTGGTGGCGATCTCCGCCGCGGCCTGCCCACTGCGTTCCGCCAGTTTGCGAACCTCTCCGGCCACCACCGCAAACCCTTTGCCGTGTTCTCCGGCCCGCGCTGCCTCGATGGCCGCGTTCAGTGCCAGCAGGTTGGTCTGTCTGGCTATTTCTTCGATGATGGAAATGCGTTCGGCAATGTCCTTCATGGCCGCCACGGTTTCGGCCACCGCCTCTCCGCCTTCCAGTGCGGATTCGGCCGTCTTCTCGGCAATCTCGCGTGTCCGCCGGGCATTTTCGGTATTTGCGGCAATGCCCGCAGAGACCTCTTCCACCGATGACGACACTTCTTCCATGGTACTCGCCTGCTGCTCCACGCTGTCGGAAAGACTGGATGAAGACTCATTCAGCACCCGGCTGCCTTCGGCTACGGACTGGCCGCTCTCAAGCACGCGGGAAACGATCTCGCGCAACTTGCTGATCATGGCTGTCAGTGCGCCGGCAAGATCGCCCACTTCGTCATTGTGCGGGTAGCTGATGCTTGCGCCGAGGTCGCCTTTCGCCAGTTGCCCGGCAAAGTCCGCGCTCTCGGCCAGCGGACGGGATATCACCCTTTTGAGGCCGTAGTAAGCCCCGAGGAAGGACATGATCACGAAGACCGCCACCAAGACGCCGATGATCCAGTTCAGGTCGGCGATCAGGGCCAGCGGTCCGGAGATGTCCATGCCGATGACGATAACGCCCACCTGACGCCCCTTGTAGTCCCGCACGGGGAAGGCAGTGAGCGCCTTGTTGCCCACCAGCTTGACGCTTCGTCCGTCGGTGCCGCTCTGCACGAACTCCGAGGACACCAGATCGCGCGTGGTCTGATCGTCCTTTCCGGAGGTGAGCACGAACCTGCCGTCCAGCAGCGGGTACTTGGCAGCGTCCTGAAGCCTGGTGGTGACGGGAAGCAGGTCGGCGTTCATGTATACGAGCATGGACGAGGATTCGTCGCTTGCCAGCGGCTTGAGGGCGTCGGAAAACCCTACCAGCACCTCGCATGATCCGAGCGTTTCCCCCTCCTCGCCCTTCACCGGGACAAGGCCGCGAATGGAAAAACCGCCGCGCCCGGGCTCGATGCCTTTCACGGGACTGCCGGAAGCATTGACGTCCAGCACGGTCTTGCGAAACGAGGAAATATCGTCAGAGATATCGACCCATTGCCCGTTGCGCTTGGCCTGCTTGCCACGCCAGAGACGCACGAGGCTTCGGCCGTTCGGAAGATGGAAGTGCAGCCGGAACTTGGAGCCGGTCACCGACTGGTATCCTTCGAGGTTCGGTTGCATCACGCTACGGATTCGTTCGCGTGCGGCCTGCGCCTGTTGAGAGCGCGGATCATCCATATCGCCCGAGCGCGCCGTGCGGAAGGCGTCGCGAATGGCGGGATCGGCGCTGAACAGAGCCGCCATGGCCTGTGCGCCGTCCTCGGCGGACGATATGGCCTGCTCGACCTGACTCGTCTTGGAATCCACGAGCATCTCGACGAACGAGTGCTCAAGTTTACCGAAGTTGGAAGAGATGATGTACCAGCCCACGCCGACCAGAATGATCGCCAGCACCGTGAACGGGATCATCATTTTGGCCAGAACGGGAACTCTTCTGGATTGCATTGGGGCCCCCTTGGAACAACTGTATTGTTTTCCGGATAGGCCTCGTGGGGAAATCCCGTATACCTTAGAGTCGTTTTATTGAAAAGAATCCATTTGGGACTTTTGCCGACGGGGAATCGTTCATCCAGCCCGGCACGAATCCCATGCCGTGGCTCAAGTGGGACTCCAGCTCGCGGTAGCCCGGCTGAAACCGCTCCACCAGTCGCCAGTAGGATTTGGAATGGTTGGGATGCCTCAGGTGGCAGAGTTCATGGATCATCAGGTGCCGCAACAACTCCGGGGACAGGAACAGGGCCTTGCAGTTGAGGCTGATGCGCCCGCGCGATGAACAGCTGCCCCAGCGTCGGCTCTGGCTGCGGATGGTCACGGAGTCGAAGGTAAGACCAAGCTCATCGGCCACGTTGCGCAACATGGGTGGCAGATGCTCCCGCGCCGTTCGCCTGACAAAATCCCTGAGACGTTCGAACATCGCGTCTTCGGCCCCTGTAGGACCGGAAAGCATGATCGAAGCGGCGTTTCCGCGCAGACGGACCACTCCTGCGCGCTCCACGCGGCGGACCTCGAACCCCAGCCCAACGCCCGGGAAATCCACTCGCGACGGCAGCTCATGCGCTTCAGGCCACGGCGGACGTCCCTGCTCCACCATGGAGCGGGCGGTGTATTCGATCCACGCACGCTTCTCGCGCAACACATCTGACACCATGGACTCCGGTGCCTCCGGCGGCAACACCAACTGAAGACCGGTGCCGGGAAGCAGCTTGACGATAACCCGCTTGGCACGGGGATTCCTGCGAACGTAATACGGAAGCGAGGCCATCTCAGTCCCGGTCCTCCGCCGCCACGGGCTCGATCCCTGCCCGGCGCAAAGCCCTTGCGAGGAACCCGTCACCGGGAATCAACCGCCTTTGAAAGGTACCGTCATAGATCATCCCGCAGCCGCAGGAAGGGGACCTCGGCTGCAACAGGGCGGTTCGGCATCCGGCACAGACGGCCAGCTTCACGGCCTCCCGTGCCCCGCGCCGGAAATGCTCGGTGAAGTCGGTGCCGCTCTCGTCCACCACCCTGTCGTCCCGAATCTCCACGGGATTGCGCGGCGTGGGCAAACCGCCAAGCTGCTCGGGACACACGGGAATCGCCCGTCCCTGCTCCACCAGCCGCACTGCGTCCGGATGCTCGTTGTCGCCGCCGTCGTAACGGCACTTCACACCCGCAAGACAGGCGCTGACCAATATCATATCATCGCGCATGAGAACTCCTTGCCCGGCCGTTTTCGGGGCTGCATAACCGGCCATGGACGGGCGGCGGAAGCTTACCCTTGATCAATGAGGGAATAAAGGCATATGTTCGGCACCCCCGAGGAGACCCCATGATTTCGGATCGCAGCAAACGAATGTACATATTTCTGCTGGTGCTGACGCTTGGCGCGCACGCAGCGTTTCAAGGCTGGCGGACGCTTCTGAACAACTTCGCCGTGGAAGTCGGCGGGCTTGGCGGTTTCGACATGGGCATCGTCCAGTCGCTTCGGGAAGTGCCCGGGTTCCTCGCGCTGCTGGCCGTTTACGTGCTGCTGATTGTTCGCGAACACCGGCTCGCCGCGCTCTCCGTCGGGGTGCTGGGCATCGGCGTGGCCATGACCGGTTTCATGCCCTCCACTGGAGGCATCATCTTTGCAACCCTCGTCATGAGTTTCGGCTTTCATTATTACGAAACCATGAACCAGTCCCTGACGCTGCAATACTTCGGACATACCGAAGCCCCGCTGGTGCTCGGCAAACTGCGTAGCTTCGCGGCCCTGACCAACATCCTTGTGGGCGGCATCATCTTCGCCGCGGCATCCTTTACCGAATACACCACCATGTTCGTCTGCGCCGGAGCCGTGGCCGTGCTCACCGGCATCTGGGCCTTCATGCAGGACCCGACTCATAAGGAAATAGCCCCGCAGCAAAAAAAGCTGTTTTTGCGCAAGCGCTACTGGCTCTTTTACGCGCTGACGTTCCTTTCAGGGGGACGCAGACAGATATTCGTGGCCTTTGCCGTGTTCCTGCTGGTGGAGAAGTTCGGCTATTCCGTGCAGGAAGTGACGATCCTGTTCGTGCTCAACAACGTCATCAACTGGTACGTGAACCCCATCATCGGCCGTGCGGTGAACCGCTTCGGCGAGCGCAAGGTGCTCAGCCTCGAATACGGCGCGCTCGTGCTGGTGTTCACGGCCTACGCGCTGACCGACAGCCCGCTGGTGGCCGGGGCCCTTTACGTGCTGGACAACATCTTCTTCAACTTCGCCATCGCGGTGCGCACCTTCTACCAAAAGATCGCCGACCCCGGCGACATCGCCTCCGGCATGGCCATGGGGTTCACCATCAACCATATCGCGGCGGTGTTCATCCCGGCCATGGGCGGTCTGGCCTGGCTGGCGGATTACAGGGCGGTCTTCGCGGCTGCCGCGGTGATGGCCGCCGTGTCCCTCGTTCTGGTCCAGAAGATAGACTCGCAAGTGGCCAAAAATGCGCACAGCGGTTGACTTGCGCTGGACGCCGTGCTTGATTTGAAGAACCCGTATCCGAATTTTTTCATGATTTCCGGGCGAGCGTGATGCAGAAAAAAGAAGAATTCCCCAGTGTCTTTCTCCAGACTGGCGACTGCTACCTCGCCGTTCAGCCCACCATGGTCACCACGGTGCTCGGATCCTGCGTGGCCGTGACCATGACGCATCCGGGCAAGGGGATAGGCGCCATCTGCCACGCCTTTCTGCCCGACTCGCTCGAAGGGCAGCGGCGGGGGGAACGTGATCCGCAGATATGCCGGTACGTGGACACCGCCATTTCCAACATGCTCCAGGGCATGAACAAGCTGCGCGTTCCCATTTCCGAGTTGCAGGTCAAGCTCTTCGGCGGCGCTTCCGGACTGGCGGTGCGGCATACCGAGCACAGCACCTACAACGTGGGACAGCGCAATGTGGATGCCGCCAAAAAAATGCTCTCCGACTGGGGCCTGCGCGTGGAAACCATGGACGTGGGCGGCAACCGGGGACGCAAGATCCACTACCTGACCCATTCGGGCGAAGTCTGGATGAAACGGCTCGCCGACCAGCCCCCGGCGCAACCCTCCGGCCGATAGCCGGCCCCGCACCAAGGAGATTCCTGTCATGAAGAAAATAGCAACGCTCGCGGCGCTTCTGATACTCATCGCGACATCCGCCCGCGCTGGCGGCATATATCAATACTCCACCATCGACGCCCTGCTCGCCGGCAGGTACGACGGCGACCTGAGCATGGAACAGTTGCTGAAACGCGGCGGGTTCGGCCTCGGCACCCTCAACGGCCTCGACGGCGAACTGGTGGTGCTCGACGGCAAAGCCTACCACGTACAAGCAGGCGGCGAGGTCGTCACGGCGGAGCCGTCCGACCGGACCCCGTTCGCCACGGTCACGACTTTCGAAGAAGACTCCATCGCCTCCCTCGACGCCGTAAGCGACCTCGACTCGCTCAACAAGGCCATGCTCGACCGGCTGGTCTCCGAAAATTTCTTTCACGCCGTGCGTATCGAAGGCCGTTTCGAGATGATCAAGACACGCGCGATACCTGCCCAGACCAAGCCCTACAGGCCGCTCGTCGAAGCCATGAAGGATCAGGTCATCGTGAAATTCACCGGCCTCGAAGGCACCCTCGTGGGCCTGTGGACGCCCGGCTTCATGAAAGGTGTCAATGTGCCGGGATTCCACTGGCACTTCATCTCAGACGACGGAACGCGCGGCGGGCACGTGCTCGACGTTTCCTTCGACAAGCTGGTGGCCCGCATCGACGTGGAGCGGGAGTTCTCCATGACGCTGCCGGAATTCCTCGGCGGCGTGGACCTGAGCCCCGATCGCAGCGAAGCGCTGCACAAGGTGGAAAAGGATCCTGCCGAATGAGCGGCGACGAAGAGCGAACCCCCATCCGGGTCCGCGTTGACCCCATGCTGGAACCGATCATGGACCGGTACCTCGAAATCCGGCGGCGCGAGCAGACGGACCTTGCGAACGCACTTGCGGCCGAAGATATGCCCCTGCTGGCCGAGATAGCACACCGCATCAAGGGCTCCGCCGCTGCCTACGGATTAAAGGAACTGGACCGTAAGGCCCGCGAACTGGAACAGGCCGCCGTGGCACAGGAAGTAAAGACTTGCGCCGAAATCATCGCCTTTCTCGATGACTACATGGACCGTCTTGAAGTGACCTTCGGCCACAAGCGGAGCAGCACATGAACATCCTCATGCTCGCCATCAACGACCCCGCAGGCACCGGCATCCAGTTCTGCCGGGCCGTGAACCGCCACACTGCACATACCTGCCGCATAGCCACGCTGGAAACCCGGTATACCCATTCGTGGGAAAAGGACCTGCACGTTCCTGATCTGGATGAAAACGGTCTCGCCGAGTTGGAAAGGCTCTTTCAGACCAGCGACATTCTGCATTTCCACATGACGGCGGACGAGTTCACCCGCTTCGGTCCCTTTCTGCCCGCCGACCACCTCGCGGGCAAGGCTATCGTGCATCATCATCACGGGCACCATGACTTTCGCTCCGCGCCGGAGACCTTTCGCGAAAAATACGCGCGGCTCGGACGCCGGAATCTGCTGGTAAGCACGCCGGACCTGCTGCGCCTGCTGCCCGAAGCCCGCTGGCAGCCCAACCTCGTGCCGCTGGATGACCCCGGCTTCACTCCTTCCGGTATCGACCCGCGTGAGGGACCGCTCAGGGTGGCGCACTCGCCGACCCGCAAGGACCTCAAGAACACGGACGACCTGCTGGCAGCCGTTGGCGAGCTTTCGGAACGAGGCATCGAAATCGAACTTGATCTCATCGACGACGTGCCCAACCGCGAATGTCTGGAGCGCAAACGCCGCTGCCATGTACTTTTCGACCATATGCAGGGCTACTACGGGGTAAGCAGTCTCGAAGGTCTGTCGCAGGGGCTTGCCGTCATCGCGGGACTTGATGAATGGAACATGGAACGCATTCACGAATTCACTGGCGCCCCCGAGCTGCCGTGGGTCATCGCAAGGGATCGCGACTCGCTTCGCGATGCGCTGACCGTTCTGGATGCGGACCGGGAGCTGTGCCAACAGACAGGCCTGCGTTCGAGGGCGTTCATGGAGCGCTTCTGGAGCGACGCGCGCGTGGCCGGGCATCTAGCGGAGTTCTGGGAAAACACCTGAGCCGGTTTGCCAACCGCGCCTCCTTGAGATAAGAACGGATACTGGAGACATACCCTATGGGCAACATCGGTCGCATACTCGCTTTCGTCATCACCGCCGCAGCCGCCGCGGGCGTCATCCTCGTGGGTTCGGAAAATCCCGGCGGAGCCGACAAACTGGCCGCGTCGGAAATCCGCCGAGCCGTGGATCCGAACGTGGTCGTCGTGGAAGACCCAGTCGCCCCCCGGGACTCGCAGAACGCATCCGCAGCAAAGGCAGGCGAAACGCCAACCGGGATGGAGCCGGCCCGGTCCGGAAAGGATGCTGCTGAGCGAACAGGAAATGACGACACCGACTCCGTAGCGGAAAAGCCCACGGTAAAAGAAGACGGTGCCGCGGAAGATGCCGGGAAGGCCGCAGGCGAAGCAGCCCAAGTGCCCAGAGAAATAACGGACTTCTCGCTGGTCCCCGAGGACGGCGGCTTCACGCTCAACGTGGTCGGGGCTTCGCCTTCCGATCCGGTGAAATGGTTCACGCTGCAGGCGCCCAAGCGGTTCGTGATCGACATCCCGGGCAGCTGGGACATTCGGGGTGAAAACGTCTTTCGCATCGATTCGGCGCCGGTGCGGCACGTGGTTGCCGGGGTACACTCCGACAAGGTGCGTTTCGTCATCCATTACAGGGAAGATGCCGTCCTGCCCGACGGGCCGCCGGTTGCCGACGGGCATAAAGGACTGCTCAGCCTGACGGTTCGCTGAGCGTCCGGGGGAAAAGCACCCTCGTCCGTCGCTCAAATGTAACAAACGGGTCATTGCCGTGTAACCGGGGAAGAGTAGCCGTACTGAGTTCCGGGACCTGCCGGAAAACAGACAACGAATCCGAACGGAGTGGCATTATGGGCAACGTGAAGGTGACTTCCACGAATCTGGATTTCTATTATTCCGACTTCAAGGCGTTGGAAGATATCACCATGGACTTTGAAGAGAACCGGGTCACGGCTCTCATCGGTCCCTCCGGCTGCGGCAAGAGTACCTTCCTGCGGTGCATCAACCGCATGAACGACCTCATCCCGGGCACCCGCGTCGAAGGCAAGATAACGCTCGACGGGGAAGACATCTACGCCCCGGGACTCGACGTGGTATCCCTGCGCAGACGCATCGGCATGGTCTTTCAGAAGCCAAACCCCTTTCCCAAGACCATTGCCGAAAACGTGGCCTACGGGCTGCGGGTCAACGGCATCAAGGACCGCGTCTTCATCGACGAACGCGTGGAGGAAAGCCTCAAAGGCGCCGCGCTGTGGGATGAAGTCAAGGATCGCCTGAACACCTCGGCGCTGGGGCTTTCCGGCGGACAGCAGCAGCGGCTTTGCATCGCGCGGGCTCTGGCCGTCGAACCCGAGGTGCTGCTGATGGACGAGCCGGCCTCCGCGCTCGACCCCATCGCCACGCAGAAGATCGAAGACCTGATCCACGAGCTGAAGAAGAACTTCACCATCATCATCGTGACGCACAGCATGCAGCAGGCCGCCCGCGTGTCGGACCGCACCGCCTTCTTCTACATGGGCAGGCTCATCGAGGTAGACAGCACCAAGCAGATGTTCACGAAACCAAAGAACAAGCAGACCGAAGACTACATCACCGGCCGGTTCGGTTAAGTCGTACAGCGGGAGAGCATTATGGAACAAAGAGCGCATTTCACCCAAAAGCTCGAAGAACTCAAACTCATGGTTCTTCGCATGGCCGCACTTGCGGAATCCGCAGTGCACAAGGCAACCAAGGCGTATCTTGAAGGCGACGCCGACCTTGCCGAGGAAGTCATCAAGGGCGACACCGCCATCAACGACCTTGAGGACGAAATCGACAAGTTCAACCTTGAACTGCTCGCGCTGGACCAACCCATGGCCGTGGACCTGCGGACCATCGTGGGCACCATGCGCATCACCGTGAACCTCGAACGGCTCGGAGACGAGGCCGTAAACCTCTCGCACCGCGCCATGTTCCTGAGTTCGCGCCCGCCGCTTCCCTTCAACACCAAGATGGAAAAGCTGGCCGATACCGCCAAGGGCATGCTCGCCGACTCGCTCAAGGCCTTCGTGGACAACGACGTACGCCTCGCCGAGCAGGTCTGCCGCACCGATG harbors:
- a CDS encoding methyl-accepting chemotaxis protein; this translates as MRSKILVPICTAVVIVFIATMTITGMRMSKLLKRDAEKLATAVSKDYGSEIGASVEKGMESARTIASFMGGAKEVRGVFGRKKAIAMLRSVLEESPHLDGIWTVWKEDGFDGVDGAFGSTEMHDETGRFIPRWYRNAKGEIVGEAMKNYTAEGEKGYFYSKPFKTKKPYVGSPVTVKWGGEKVMKVTASVPVMVKDEVYGVAGADIILNRMQDIVKDISLFGSGYGFVISDEGKLIAHPKKDIIGTDVLNYFDGQDAEQLAKAVENGTPLELRSKSEVTKKETYYVFVPFELAGTGVKWLFGVNVPMDSVMAESRELMLINAGMGAVALVVIGLIIFFVAGTIVRPLKRIVGAAEEVAAGNLDTKVDIHQKDEIGVLADVLRKMVSNLVEMIDTAEQKSAEAEEQTKAARVATEEAEEARQQAEIAKKQGALQAAEALEGIVRRITASSEELTGQVRQASSGAESQSSMASEAATAMEQMNASVLEVARNASLAAESADGASGQARNGSEVVSTLVQAIGEVSSRSQEMKEQLSGLGKKAEGIGEIMNVITDIADQTNLLALNAAIEAARAGEAGRGFAVVADEVRKLAEKTMNATKDVEDSVGQIQQGTRDSIESMDIAADAVTRSTSLAGDAGNSLEEIVTIVRETADQVRNIATASEEQSSASEQISRSVDEVNRISDQTAEAMQHSSDAIGELANMATELNDLITRLKNE
- a CDS encoding HD-GYP domain-containing protein translates to MSGSRDTSIQDGRPSFPNGKGLVPISAHVLSPSTVGAFSVYLVQDDKPVLYATKGESFTPRHRQRLAELDVNQLYIVPSERKAYVNFVRDNLTTLLDDESIPCSERARFFCEATTALARDAFDRSLPNPGGVVRFRRIQTLIRDGSNFFTGPEGVREIFRLVSENEDLYAHGVGCMVLSASLLSRFAPDDRELLTACSMGALMHDVGKLELPEHILNAAPDALEHHDMEQLHSHPALGVSVCSILPLPQESLHCILFHHELEDGSGYPTRASGDMIPFYARIVSLCNFYEGLIRERPWRRALSPREALCRIRDHGGKFDRTMVELLEGVVTRSGMV
- a CDS encoding methyl-accepting chemotaxis protein, producing MQSRRVPVLAKMMIPFTVLAIILVGVGWYIISSNFGKLEHSFVEMLVDSKTSQVEQAISSAEDGAQAMAALFSADPAIRDAFRTARSGDMDDPRSQQAQAARERIRSVMQPNLEGYQSVTGSKFRLHFHLPNGRSLVRLWRGKQAKRNGQWVDISDDISSFRKTVLDVNASGSPVKGIEPGRGGFSIRGLVPVKGEEGETLGSCEVLVGFSDALKPLASDESSSMLVYMNADLLPVTTRLQDAAKYPLLDGRFVLTSGKDDQTTRDLVSSEFVQSGTDGRSVKLVGNKALTAFPVRDYKGRQVGVIVIGMDISGPLALIADLNWIIGVLVAVFVIMSFLGAYYGLKRVISRPLAESADFAGQLAKGDLGASISYPHNDEVGDLAGALTAMISKLREIVSRVLESGQSVAEGSRVLNESSSSLSDSVEQQASTMEEVSSSVEEVSAGIAANTENARRTREIAEKTAESALEGGEAVAETVAAMKDIAERISIIEEIARQTNLLALNAAIEAARAGEHGKGFAVVAGEVRKLAERSGQAAAEIATKSSESLGVAEKAGRIIQDIVPEVQQTAKLVSEITESSEEQSIGSREIAGAITQMDTLLQTNAANAEDVAASAKQLADLAASLEQTMSFFRIEGRSRSARGMGKPARTALPSVDEGEFERF
- a CDS encoding M48 family metallopeptidase; this translates as MASLPYYVRRNPRAKRVIVKLLPGTGLQLVLPPEAPESMVSDVLREKRAWIEYTARSMVEQGRPPWPEAHELPSRVDFPGVGLGFEVRRVERAGVVRLRGNAASIMLSGPTGAEDAMFERLRDFVRRTAREHLPPMLRNVADELGLTFDSVTIRSQSRRWGSCSSRGRISLNCKALFLSPELLRHLMIHELCHLRHPNHSKSYWRLVERFQPGYRELESHLSHGMGFVPGWMNDSPSAKVPNGFFSIKRL
- a CDS encoding DUF523 domain-containing protein; protein product: MRDDMILVSACLAGVKCRYDGGDNEHPDAVRLVEQGRAIPVCPEQLGGLPTPRNPVEIRDDRVVDESGTDFTEHFRRGAREAVKLAVCAGCRTALLQPRSPSCGCGMIYDGTFQRRLIPGDGFLARALRRAGIEPVAAEDRD
- a CDS encoding MFS transporter; translation: MISDRSKRMYIFLLVLTLGAHAAFQGWRTLLNNFAVEVGGLGGFDMGIVQSLREVPGFLALLAVYVLLIVREHRLAALSVGVLGIGVAMTGFMPSTGGIIFATLVMSFGFHYYETMNQSLTLQYFGHTEAPLVLGKLRSFAALTNILVGGIIFAAASFTEYTTMFVCAGAVAVLTGIWAFMQDPTHKEIAPQQKKLFLRKRYWLFYALTFLSGGRRQIFVAFAVFLLVEKFGYSVQEVTILFVLNNVINWYVNPIIGRAVNRFGERKVLSLEYGALVLVFTAYALTDSPLVAGALYVLDNIFFNFAIAVRTFYQKIADPGDIASGMAMGFTINHIAAVFIPAMGGLAWLADYRAVFAAAAVMAAVSLVLVQKIDSQVAKNAHSG
- a CDS encoding chemotaxis protein CheD — its product is MQKKEEFPSVFLQTGDCYLAVQPTMVTTVLGSCVAVTMTHPGKGIGAICHAFLPDSLEGQRRGERDPQICRYVDTAISNMLQGMNKLRVPISELQVKLFGGASGLAVRHTEHSTYNVGQRNVDAAKKMLSDWGLRVETMDVGGNRGRKIHYLTHSGEVWMKRLADQPPAQPSGR
- the budA gene encoding acetolactate decarboxylase, whose product is MKKIATLAALLILIATSARAGGIYQYSTIDALLAGRYDGDLSMEQLLKRGGFGLGTLNGLDGELVVLDGKAYHVQAGGEVVTAEPSDRTPFATVTTFEEDSIASLDAVSDLDSLNKAMLDRLVSENFFHAVRIEGRFEMIKTRAIPAQTKPYRPLVEAMKDQVIVKFTGLEGTLVGLWTPGFMKGVNVPGFHWHFISDDGTRGGHVLDVSFDKLVARIDVEREFSMTLPEFLGGVDLSPDRSEALHKVEKDPAE
- a CDS encoding Hpt domain-containing protein, translating into MSGDEERTPIRVRVDPMLEPIMDRYLEIRRREQTDLANALAAEDMPLLAEIAHRIKGSAAAYGLKELDRKARELEQAAVAQEVKTCAEIIAFLDDYMDRLEVTFGHKRSST